Part of the Pagrus major chromosome 9, Pma_NU_1.0 genome, TTCTTGTTCATCTCATtttacagctgctgtgtgttttgttactTAGAGAACACGGAGTGGCTGAAAGACAAGGACTGACTTTTGACCTCTGCCCAGTCTTCCAGGCTACAATGTGCTGATTAGAGCAGCCTGTGCTCCAACAGATGGATGAAGTCAACAGTCTTTAAATGGACATGGGCAGGGCTATATCAGGAAACATTTCCTTTTGGTTGGTGCTGTCATTGACACTGGTGTTCAGAGCCATCTCTATGGAGTGCTgtagggatgatgtatttttgtaggccaccctggaagttagcatcgccctgtTTCCTCGACAAGGAACATGGGATTTTAGAAAGTTTATGaaacttacatgttttgttcagcgagataatcttcacagatgaacagcGCTTTTCTGATTTTCGAAGCGTAAATTAAGGTGcaagaagtaaaaagctaatgtaaGGCTGTAATCAGActacatcacggtcacatgacaTAAACGTCACTACCACCAagtgtcttactacacaattactatacatgtTCTTTAAATTGATAAATGAGTTGCAGGACTACAAACTTCACCACTCTATACACACAAGATCAAAATAATGATATTCCTCATAGAGCGAGagcagtgtttttctatttaatgATCACCCTACAACACTGTTCCAACAAGTGCTTAGACATGTAGCACCGggttttctttattgtttggTTGGTTACTTTCCGTTCTGGGGATGCCGATCATGTTGAGATACTTCCGATGCAGTGTGAAACTTAACTGGTAGAAACCTGGTTGGTGTCAGGCTCAAAGAAACACAGTCCATCTTACAAAGGCTCAATACGTTATAattaaacattgtgaaaaaacaATCACAAGTCAGAGGAGATTGATGCGAGCAACACTCCATCATTCTGATATTTCAGAAGGTGGTTTGCTGTGTTGCCAGGAGTTGGATAAGATGATTGATGTTCTGTGTTATTATTTCTGTGTTCAGAGGAGACTGAAACCCCCTGTTGCTGAGTATTTAGTAAAAAATGTGATTAGGCTTCTACTTTTCAATGAGTAACTGATTAGGTTATTCTTTAAAATGAAGTTAGTTGTTCCCAATTTAATTTTCCGAAGAAATACGCAACAGTGCTTCAATGTTTTAATCGTTTTTTTCATTGAAGGTGGTTTTACAAACATGATTTTATCATTGTGTCTATTGAGTCTTTGTTTCTATGTTTATTACTGCTATATTGCCATTTATTGATGATTActtcaaatatttgtttttaatccttttactgtatattgtctgtaaatgtttaaaggggcacttcaACAGTTTAATCTCCCATAAAGTTAGGGAACtcaaaagagacagaaggaaaaaaaagatcagagcGATATCCTGACCTGTCCCTATGGGTCAAGAAACTTtagatcctacatttcccatgatgcaactcaATAGCATCTTTTCCTTGGAGACTCCACACCTCTAGTTTATTATGTAGACTTTCTGTTATCTAAGAtgtattctgttttatctatATTTTACTGATTGTAGTTGGTTatattctttttcattttattaacatttgtgtttttgcattttgtttttaattgctttCTTTATATcccatcatttgttttcaatcacttgtgaagcactttaaattgcattttgatttgtttgaaaggggcttaaaaaaaataaagtttgattgattatGATCATCAGAGTTATTTTTttagctgcagctcctccagagcctCAGGAAACATGATACAAGTGTTTTCCCAAGCTATAAAAACAGCATACTCCTCATTAAATGACTGAACTTTATGACTGATGGAGTGCCTTTTTCAGCAGAACACTTACAtctattttctcagttttattCCTGTATGTCACGGAGAAGGTCTGCAGTGAGCAGACAGATCTAGACTACTGCTGCCCTCCACTGGACAAATAAGAGGACGCCCCCTTTGCTTTTACTgctatttaatacattttgattcTTTTTCTTCACCTTAATTACAACTTATCAACTTTCACGATTGACTTGACCTTTCAATGATATTtgaacaaactgaaaatgtcagTTCATCTGGTTAAAAACTTGAATTGCTACCAGTCAGCCCCactgattaaatgttaaaaaggcTTGACAAACTGAATCATGAGTCACTATATCTGAAgcaacagaaggaaaaaaatgtctaatGTTTGTTGTTCTGCTTTTTTAAGTCTGTCACAACCCAAAAAGAACGGCGTTCAGTCGTCGAAAAAcatcctgaagaaaaaaaaaaaaaaggacagtgtGGTTATGACCAAAATGAAACTCAGTAGGGTCATATGAGAAATACCACAACGTTCACATCAATGCTTTGTGATTGTGCCTTTAAGTGCATGGAATGAATTGACACCCCTGAACATTTTGCACTTCCTTTCacttgtgtgtgtaaaatgaaatatttaagatGGTtcattcatacagtatgtgttggaTGTGTTGGATGTGACATCGTATAAAGCAGCTAATGGAGCCTCTAAGAAGATCCATAAGAAATATGTTGCCACATGAAAATATGCTTGTGAGAAAACCAAAGTCAGCATTTGTTagccatcaaactgttcagtgAATGGATAtacttacattttcattaaGTACAAACACCAAGTATAAGCAACCAAAAGATGTTCTGATCAATTTATGATTATTTAAAATCAAGAATTAACATTCTCAAtggagtgtgaagaaacaacagtgatcTAAAAGATGTCTTTCTgttgtgttacagagatgtctGCTGATGTTATCATGCTAACAAGCTGGCCCCGACCAGTCCTGTCTCAAAATACTGCTTTGTACCAGCAAGAGGCAATAGTCTGATAGCCTGTCAGCAGATATATGCCAGCTGTTAGcacaataaatgaacaaaataaactcacaaaatgtaaagaaatgaaGTACTCTACTTCTATTTTCCTAACTTAACAGACAAGgggtttttttaatgttttttggagctaccctcgaattctggccatattttacaaattacacctttaaagatAAAGACATTGCCATCATTATAACTGTAAACAAAGAtcatgaaatacattttgaagagagtcaacacattaaaaagtaatatttgtGTAATGTGCCAAACATGCAGTTATAGTTACAGTGgttttataatttaaaatacAGTGAGTTCATCATTAATGGGGAAGGTAAGCAAACaaagttatattttattatatttcattacaAGTTACAGCAACAAACAACAGGTGTAGAAGAATgtcatgaataaaatataactGAACGtaacaataacaacagaaaaaagagaaaacatcaaGACAGTGATAAACCTCAAGAAACACAAACCACAAGCACTGACTCACCCTGCAACCTGTCAGGAGCTTGAAaaatttaagtttattttattttattaaaaagcGAGGGTCTGAGGATTGACCCTTGTTGAGCTCCAGATACACCTTCAGTTCTGACaaattttaaaccaaaaatgaGAAGATTGAAATACTTGTACtggaaataaaatgacaaactgagaGATTGTGGCTTGATAAACCAACAGAATAACACAGACAGCGCTTCAGTGGAAACTTCTTTTTTAATCTCTCTGACATTAAGCTTTGCTCAGATAAGGCCTGTTTCGGTGGAACGGTTGAACCTGAAAAACATTGTGCTCtttagaaacatattttttatggttgtttatacagtttttttccaccagtATTTTGCAAAGGAAAAACAGGTTTGAGAAATTGGTGTAcctgtgttgtatttttcattgGCAGATGTTTATTTCATAGCTGGGCATGTTAGCAGATGTTAGAAGAGagcaaaaattaaacaaactaaaatgatATCATTTACTGTTACAATATCATCTTTTTACTCTGCAGGATCAACTGCCTGTCACAGTCAACACAAGATCAAGGGTAAAGGTTTAGAAAAAAGTCTTATTCATGTAGATTGCTTCAGACAGATTGTATCTGTGGTCTGGATACTTCCCTTGAAGATGAACAGTTTGCTCACATggcacacacattacacaataaCGTCTGAGTAAAGACAACGCACTCTGCTTATCAACGCTGTCaatacgtttttttttgttaaccCGTGTGCCTCGAGAAAGGAGGGATGAAGCGGCACCTTTTGATCGTTACCTTTTTAAAGTGCTTGGTTCTGACCAAtcaagaaggaggaggaaacaaggTAAACTGTAAAAATCCTgaatttatattattttcaaGTTGCAATTGAGGTATTGAATTcataaaaagtttaaattttgTGGACCTATGCATGATTGGCCAAGAAATAGCAAGAAATTGTATGTTGTCAAATTCGTCAAccagaaataatgtttttgtgatgTCAGTATGCTGCAGTCAACAGTCAATAGTTTTACATTGTGGGAAGTATACTTCTATACACATAAGaaaataccactctcatatcgATTTATTTGAATGATGGTTGAGAAGTGGGCTGTTTTGGTGACATGCAACTTGACCTGACAGAATATAGCTGACTTGAACTCATGACGGGACTTGAGACATGATCATATGACGTatctgtgttcatttttttttcacttttacaaTAATTCTGACAGCACATGAACGCACATtaactatactatactataaatTGATGAActtacaagttgtaaagttagagttcgaatagtttgcaactaaagtcggcctgtaaagacgggCTAGTGAGTAAATGAGTCTccgatgatgtttaatgtccccgatgaattaaactgtgggacatttaatgatgtctTTTATGTcgtaaaagaaaatgtgtaaatatcctcagtctgtggtaaccacagaccttatttcaaccatttaactgaaaacccacTCAAAGAAACCCATAGattttgagacgagggaactgaAACTGATTTCTAGGTTTTAGGAATCATTACAATGTAGTAGCTACAGCTGACTTGATGTTTAGCTTTGTAGTGCTGGTAGGACATTTTTGAGCCagacattgtactttttactctgcATTTAgatgataacttcagttactagttactttgctgattGAACGCatcatcagagccaaagtatagcacgttttaaatgtattttatcggcagttgaataaaaaaaatgccaaaaattgTGAAGAAAATCAGGTACTGATATAATCAgccaggccaataatcagtCAACCCATATTACACAATATATACTTTACGttcatttaaatatatgtataatttacttttacttgttatttttatactcaagtacatttcattttttaatttaacttttactAAAGTGCTATTCATGCAAGTgtagtatgacttttgggtacgttttacaacactgaatatCATAATActgatataatatcaatatattgcccaaCCCCATCACTGTATCAAGGAGATACCCCACTAGTGACCATACCTTAATAGAAATACTGATAATCAGGGTGAAAAGTGCAAAAGCACCAACTACctagtgcagctttaacagtATTCTTTACATTGAAAGCTTTTCTCTATTGTGCCACTGAGGGCAACACTGAATCTTCAGCTCTGCTGGTGATGCTTCTTCTACATCTTCTTGTACAAACtgtaatgattttgttttttttcagctgccATCAACAGATGGACCTGACTTTGAGTCTAACCTTGACCTCCTTAACCTCCTCTACAATGCTACATTACGTGAGGATGAGGATGGATTGTCTTCTCCTTGCATTGTAACTGTGTCTGAATTCAACAGCTTGGCCCTGATGATCACCTACATCATCGTCTTTGTCTTAAGCATCATAGGCAACAGTGTAGTCGTCTACGTGGTTTGTTCCATGAAGAAATGTCGATCCAGCACAGATATCTACTTGATGCACCTGGCGATGGCAGACCTTCTCTTCAGCGTCACCCTTCCGTTCTCGGCCGTCGATGCTCACTCTGGTTGGATCTTTGGCAACTTCCTGTGCAAGATCCTGTCGGGTTTTCAGGAGGCGTCAGTTTACGGCGGCGTCTTCCTGCTGGCATGCATCAGTGTGGACCGTCACTTCGCCATCGTGAGAGCTACACGTGTCGTGTCCTCCCATCACCTGTTGGTGAACGTGGTGTGCAGTGTGGTGTGGGTGGTGGCTGGAATGCTGGCCTTACCTGTGACCATTCAGAAGCAGAGCATAGAAGCTTTAGATTTGGGACGGACCATCTGCTACGAGAACATTACTGGTGAGAGCAGTCAGCACTGGCGTGTGGGCATACGTGTAATGCGTCACACGATGGGCTTTTTCCTGCCACTGGTGGTGATGGCGATCTGCTACGGCTGGACTTTGGTGACGCTGTCTCACACACGTAATCAACAAAAGCACAAGGCCATACGCGTCATCCTGGCAGTGGTGTTTGCATTTGTTCTGTGCTGGCTGCCGTATAACATAACTGTACTGATTGACACACTCCTACGAGGCGGAACAATCAAAGAAGGGTCATGTGAAACTCGCTACAGAGTGGAATTGGTGCTGGATGTGGCCCGAGTGTTGGCCTTCATGCACTGTGCAGTGAATCCAGTGCTGTACGCCTTCATTGGGCAGAAGTTCCGTaaccagctgctctcagctCTTTACAAACACggcatcatcagcagcaggctCCGGATGGCTCTCAGGAAGGGCTCTGTCAACAGTGCAGGGAGCAACAGATCAAGACTCACCTCTGCTACTATGTAAAATAATGATGTTGGATTATTCATTTACAGGCTTGGTTGAAGGTTGTTTTCATTTGCCCTTCAGTTTGAAAGAGTATTACAGATCCAACAAGCAAGTGGTCAAATTTGAACATGTACATCGAACATGTACAATATGATCTGAAGATCCCAGAAAAACTAATATGTAGAAATTAGCGTGCTTAGTCAAACTCTGAATAGAGCTTCATATTTGTTAGGCCGGCCTCATCACAGCGTTTCTAAAGTGTCTGAATTTAAAAGATGAGTCCCTTTTGACATGAGGTgccatttaaaaatgtccttgttAACATTAAAGTTGACATTTTAAGTTTAATCATGACACCACAACATTTAAATCTCCAACGCAGCTGTACATTTATTTCACCAATAAAGGCAACATAAATAGCAACATTTTTCTCCCATAATCAGGCAATTTTAATTATAAATGAAAGCATTATACACAAAGAACACCATTGAAATCATTAACCCTACCTTTAGACTAGTCTGGCTGATTGTTTCCTGcctatttccagtctttatgctaagttaagctaacaggctcttcaaaatgtcaaattatttcTTTAGATGATGTAATTAACCATGGGACAACTTTGCACAGTGGACAGTGTCACCCCCTAGTGTGTAACTACCATAACATATAATAACAAGGATGTATAAGGTTCACGTGGCCAGTACTGAAGTTCAATGGGATAGTCACGTCAAAGCTTCAACTGGatgcaacccaatcgccagaataaatttTGGCAATGTCCTTTCGTGCAAACCATGGATTTGTTGTGCTCTTGTGCTAATGCTGtacttatggtctggttaggtttaggcacaaaaagcacTTGGTGTTTGTGGGTGGAAATTTGTTCTGACAAATACCTGGTTTTCAGCTGCATTGTCAGGGCGTCTCGTTAAAAAACTAACACGGGCTGGAAAATGTGCCGACATCAGGGTGGAAAGTGtctggtttcatgcttacagaTGTTAAACTGCCGTCTTGAGCAGTGGTCTCTCCCTTTAGcagcttttttttgtattattattattattattatatacttGCCATGTCTTTTGATGCTGAGAGATTTAGCCTTctgtgaaatgtaatttttgaGCGTAACATATTTGCAATATAGATACAAAGAAGTTGTCAATGTAGGAAAAAGTGACACATCATGAAAGTAGTTAGGAAGCTAGAGCCATacttttgttgcttttaaaatCGTTCAGTCATTGAGAACGTTGTGTTGCTTATGCACATATTACAAAGCGCgtgtgatttttcattaaaaaggaaGCCATTTATCCTTCAATTAtgtaatttcctttttttgttttttgtgttttggattcTGAAAAATTGTTGACGTGAGTGAAGAACCATCTTTTATTTTGCAACCTGTAAATTTGAACAATGTGACGTGTTTGTCCTTACAGAAGTGACAGAAGTGacaagtaaaaaatgtttttctcacaaTCAGAAATCTTGTTTTTCAGAGAGTAAGATGTGGTACAATCCGCTCTTGTTCAAACATCTAGAAAGTGATGTGATGACTGATTTTCATTGAGGCACACCTTTAGGGTCTGTAGAAACTGGCTGGTGTGTTAAACATAACATTGTTCTTTGTAATCAATGTTATACTCTCAAAATGTACTTTTGCAGTTGACAGCTGACCAACTTCCTCTGTTTATCTCAACGTGTGCCGTGATCACATGAATGATTGTGCATGTGAATGTGCGTCAGCTCACCTGAGCAGGCGGTTTTGTGGCTGGTGTAATAGAGAAGAGGGGTGACTGTCTTTGTTTGAAATTGTGCAGTAGCCAcggttgcaaaacaaaatgacgCATGAAGAAATGCTATCAGTCATTCTATTATTCTCAGCTCTGCCTGCAAAACTCATTTGATAATTTTTGATGTTTAAAGATACATAACTCAATATACACATGCCGTATACTGTGCACCTACAAATTTACATTTATCTTTTAAGGCATATCTGCACTGTTTGTAGTTTGGATTGATGTAGCTTAtacttttgttaaaataaagcCTTAAACTCGAAACCAGGTGCGGTTTCTTTGCTCAGTCAAGTTGTGTGACTCGTGATTGCttcattcattacatttattctACTATCTGtgtgttagcggactccatttcttaactaacgttagctactgttgctgtctgttagcggagcggagagagacactgagacgaGGCAATCGAGAAtgtgcatgaagtcacatcTTTGGAGTGTCGCAGaaaagtccttcacaaagacacgtcatgttacaatccactcacatatggcctataaaaaagtgattaatacatatAATGATAAGCCTCTTTAAGAAGCTTTCTCTACAAAGCAGGTGATGAATTTAACACTCCCCGAAAAACAACATCTCATGGCATTTAACAGGTTTGTTATAGACCTTTTccacggcagacattttgaactgtcaaagcagaaaaagtACAGGTGTGACCAATGACATTTAGTAGTAACGATGGGCCCAAATGCTACACGGTAGTGTGAAGCAGACTTTATGAAGGTGTGCTCAGCTTATCAGTCTTGCTAGATTTTTCACCCGGACTAGCAAAGAAGACATTTGCAAATCCAACTTACTCAAATGCCAGTGCATGGCAAAATCTCACTCAAGATCAcaaataaattgatttattcTACTACGTTTTAGTCCCTCTGGACCATCCTAAAGAAtctttcctctgtcctctcagTGAAACACTCTTGGAGAAGGTCCAGAGGGACTGAAACATCAGAAGAATGAGTCACTTGAAGAAGTCTATGCTGCTGAAGGCATTGTTAGAGGGCCCCCCTCTCCCTATGGGCCCTGGTGAAAATGCAGTGTCTATATTTGTGCCCCAGACAGGTACAATAAGAGATGCAGGTCTCCTACCCAAAAAACTTTACAGTGAGTTGTTGTCCAAAACcaatacatgaatacatgaTGTAAAAAGTAATTGTTCACTATGTGTGCGTTCATGTTTCACAGGTAGTTTTTTGCCCCCCGAGTCCTGAGTGCAATGGAATGCATCATTTGCTTTGTACAAAGATAAATGAGAATAGGTGATGACCTTGAAAAAGGCTGAGATGTTTGCttgattaaaaagaagaaataaaaagaggaagtaGAGTCTTAAGTAAGCATAATTTGTCCATTGTTCTCATAGTTGACAATACACTTTTGTGCTTATGCCTAAAAAAGCACATTACACTTTTTAAAGTTGTACtttttcattattgtcattatacaatattactattattatccATTATCACCTATTTCCTTCTATCTATGACCCCTGTGATGTTATATCATATGAACAAGTGaacgaaaaaaaaacagaaaacacttctTAAATCATAAAATGCTACATGCTGTAGGGAAATTAAAGAATCccctgacaaaaaacaaaaacatttcatgttcattttcaaaaagaatGTTGTgcagtaatgtaatgtaatgcagtCTTTTGGTACCAGAGTCAGCCCTGAAAATGTTAATTATCTACATTTTACAAGCTTATGTGGTTTTTCATGAAAAGGAAGTCATGATAACAtaaattctttgttttttttgtgattctgAGAAATTGTGGCCGTGACTGGAGGAGAACCATATTTCTATTTTGCAAACTGCACATTTAAATACTGTGAACTTTTTtcacttaatgtttttttttttttttgtcattacaCCAGACAGTAGTGAAACCAAGATATCTCACTATCAGAGATATCTATCATCTAAAACTTTAAACAGGAAGAAGTGTCTTTTCAAGTACAAGGTAGTGTCTGGCTCATCTCTTTTTCACATGCACGTCTTTAGGATCTGTACAAACTGCAGGTGTATTAAACATAGCATTGCTCTTTGTAATAAATGTTATACTCATAATTTTGAATTTCTGCAGCTGACAGAAGATTTACGTGTAGTGGTTTGGTACCAAGAGTCAGTCCTTCgtcacagttttacagtttgagaTAAATCAGCTCTCCCTGGTACACTTGGCACAATACTCAGTGTTTCTAAATGAGATCAAGCCTTCACATATAATTAGACATAAGGCCGCTCCGTCAGAAGATGGAGACATTTTCCACCGAATCATTTAGTTCCTGAATAACTAAACCTGACATCTTTTCTTAATCTTATCAATACATAGTGATTGGTGACATGTAATTTGCTGCAGTGCTCTGCCAACTTCAACCTGTTAGTGCAGTGGACTGTCATGACTGTCTTGCTGTATTTTGAAATTGAGATAACAGAACCaatatttgttgcattttttatgttattaacaaaacaaactacTGTTACTTCTACCAATAAATAGGCTGAATGTCATGTTTGTAAgagttttcattttgaatattgcAGACTGTTCTCATAAGGCACAATACCTGGATGCAGGCTAATGAttatatttctctttttgtccCCTATGAAACTATGAACTATATGAATGATGGTTTTATGTTCCAACAAGCACACTTTCACAGCATTGAGAAAAGGTCAAATGAAATTGTAGacttacaaaaaacatttttttcaggttttatctTTGTGTTAAAACCACCTTTCCCCCTGTGTTTAACATGAAAGGTAGCTCACACATCTGTCGAAGTTATACTGCACTTTATTTTCAGCTGTCAGGAAGCGTACCCCCAATGATATAATGGAGGTGGCTTCAAAACAgataaaacctaaaaaaaaatgcatttttgactttttttaagcctacagtttcttttaaaagttgactttactttaaacttcagtctttttattatgtatttcatGTTTAGCTCCTTTTTCCTGTATGGGGGGGCGTGGTTAAGCTTGTACGTAGGCGGATGTCAtgttaccatagcaacagcATAGCCACAGCTCGTCTGTTGACTCTGTGCGGTAAGCTAGCTGACTAGCTACCTGTGAATAAACTTCGCTAAAGTGGCCTGCTGATGATTTGTTAGCCACAGAGCTAGAGCGCTCACTTCAGGACTTTTAAGGTAACCCCGAAGTGTAATGACGGATGATATTCCTGAGTTAATGGCTACTGTTATCCTCCTATTGCTCAGAAGGTAGCGTTAGCGGTCAGAGCTACTGAAAAGATAGGCAGCCTAGTGTTTGACTGACGCAGCAGTGTTTCcgttttcatttcaaaataaaaaggacaGGTTGGTAGCAAACTGAACTGATGATGTTTTAGTGCTCTGGCTTTACTAgaagtctgtttgtgttagGCATACTAGTCTTGCTGAAGAGCGAATATGCATTAAGACAACGTTGAAACTtgcaaaatattatatattgaGTTTGTAGGTTGTACAGTtggaagaaaaacatatttacacatgGCATTTTCACACTAATATTTTCCACATGACCCCAGGGACGCTGGAAGTCAGTCACGACGCTGGAAGTCAGTCACGGTTGAAGGTGCTGGGGGATCATTCTATATAATGACGTTTTAGTAAACTGTGTGCAACATTCATGTTTATGGATTAATTTGAATGGCCGGCATAACTTATATCTAATAGTTATTAAGATAAATGTTTGACAATTTGAACAAACTTTGCACAGCAGCAGATGGCAAAGTGAACATCAACATACTTCTGCAAGGAGATGaacagggagagaaattcctctcagttttgtgagttgttgagttaggagtaactttataaactttttaaAGGGCTCTGTGAGATACTCGTTCTTTTGATAATTTCTTACATACATATATGATTTGATAAGGCTGTTGTTGCTGATAAGTGTTTTGTTAGAAACCTCACATGAGAGCCACTTACTTTTTGTTTGAATACAGAAAGTATTCCGTAAGTTGTCAACACTACCTGCTGTTATTTTGAAAGGGCAATCCTGACACCGGAAGTCGTAACGCAACCACCAACTACAACT contains:
- the cxcr2 gene encoding C-X-C chemokine receptor type 1, whose protein sequence is MITYIIVFVLSIIGNSVVVYVVCSMKKCRSSTDIYLMHLAMADLLFSVTLPFSAVDAHSGWIFGNFLCKILSGFQEASVYGGVFLLACISVDRHFAIVRATRVVSSHHLLVNVVCSVVWVVAGMLALPVTIQKQSIEALDLGRTICYENITGESSQHWRVGIRVMRHTMGFFLPLVVMAICYGWTLVTLSHTRNQQKHKAIRVILAVVFAFVLCWLPYNITVLIDTLLRGGTIKEGSCETRYRVELVLDVARVLAFMHCAVNPVLYAFIGQKFRNQLLSALYKHGIISSRLRMALRKGSVNSAGSNRSRLTSATM